One window from the genome of Glycine soja cultivar W05 chromosome 12, ASM419377v2, whole genome shotgun sequence encodes:
- the LOC114379759 gene encoding superoxide dismutase [Cu-Zn], chloroplastic-like yields MQLAVAANAVVSPSPFRPHPLLRSSFSGVSVKLTPQSITFSRLKPLTVFAATKKAVAVLKGTSAVEGVATLIQEDDGPTTVSVSITGLTPGLHGFHLHEYGDTTNGCISTGAHFNPNNLTHGAPEDEVRHAGDLGNIVANAEGVAEATIVDNQIPLSGPNSVVGRALVVHELEDDLGKGGHELSLTTGNAGGRLACGVVGLTPA; encoded by the exons ATGCAGCTAGCTGTGGCGGCCAACGCTGTCGTTTCACCGTCGCCGTTCCGACCTCATCCCCTTCTCCGGTCATCCTTCTCCGGCGTCTCCGTTAAGCTCACTCCCCAATCCATAACGTTTTCACGCTTGAAGCCCCTCACCGTCTTCGCCGCCACCAAGAAGGCCGTCGCTGTCCTCAAGGGGACCTCCGCCGTCGAAGGCGTCGCCACTCTCATCCAAGAAGACGATG GCCCGACGACAGTTTCTGTTAGCATCACTGGCCTTACTCCGGGGCTTCATGGTTTTCACCTA CATGAGTATGGTGATACCACAAATGGGTGTATATCAACAG GAGCACATTTTAATCCTAATAACTTGACACATGGTGCTCCTGAGGATGAAGTCCGTCATGCGGGTGACCTGGGAAACATAGTTGCTAATGCAGAGG GGGTTGCAGAGGCTACAATTGTGGATAATCAG ATACCACTCTCTGGCCCTAATTCAGTAGTTGGAAGAGCCTTGGTGGTCCATGAGCTTGAGGATGACCTTGGAAAGG GTGGGCATGAACTCAGTTTGACAACTGGAAATGCTGGTGGAAGATTAGCGTGtg GTGTGGTTGGTTTGACTCCAGCATAA
- the LOC114379758 gene encoding uncharacterized protein LOC114379758 — MAEPSSDAATASATRKNKADLGWKYCHSLVEGDTNTIVCNFCGKITKGGITRAKQHLIGKSGNVAACKKTPPNVIEELKEYMATKKSGTTYSTSGSGNMANIRDFEFGEPIGCDGSEEDEFADSCNAAASAKTKCETKKGPMDKFCKNSENAINRRKMEMLRQMNIRESMDKNEVLKVHQHIARFWYQAGLSFNLIKLKSFENMVAAIGQYGPHLPIPSYHDIRVPLLKKEVEYIENLMKGHREQCVKYDCTIMFDAWTDRKQRCIINFLINSQAGTMFLKSVDGSDFVKTGEKLFELLDAIVEEVGEENVVQVVTDNGSNYVLAGKLLEEKRKHIYWTPCAAHCIDLMLEDIGKLPLIRKTIRRATNLVGFIYAHSSTLSLLRNFTNKRELVRHAITRFATSYLTLERLHKEKANIRKMFTSDEWTLNKLSKEPKGKEAAKVVLMPSFWNSVVYTLKVMAPLVKVLRLVDGERKPAMGYIYEAMDKAKETIIKSFNNNESKYKDVFEIIDKRWNCQLHRPLHAAAHFLNPEFFYDNTDLEFDFEVTNGLFECIKKLIPQFDVQQKILTELHLYKIGADHFGSDFAMAQRKTHSPTYWWRMFGSQTPNLQKLAIKILSLTCSASGCERNWSVFEQIHSKKRNRLEHKRLHDLVFVKYNQQLK; from the exons ATGGCTGAACCATCATCCGATGCTGCTACTGCAAGTGCAACGAGGAAAAATAAGGCAGACCTAGGCTGGAAATATTGCCATTCACTAGTGGAAGGAGATACAAACACCATTGTTTGTAATTTCTGTGGAAAAATCACTAAGGGAGGAATAACTCGAGCCAAACAACACCTGATTGGGAAGTCGGGCAACGTTGCAGCTTGCAAGAAAACTCCCCCAAATGTAATCGAAGAGTTGAAGGAATATATGGCTACAAAAAAAAGTGGGACCACTTACAGTACTTCTGGCAGTGGTAATATGGCAAATATAAGAGATTTTGAATTTGGTGAACCGATTGGATGTGATGGAAGTGAAGAAGATGAGTTTGCGGACTCTTGTAATGCTGCTGCAAGTGCAAAGACaaagtgtgagactaaaaaaggACCAATGGACAAATTCTGTAAGAATTCAGAAAATGCAATCAATCGGAGAAAAATGGAGATGCTGAGGCAAATGAACATAAGAGAGTCAATGGATAAGAATGAAGTATTGAAGGTGCATCAACATATTGCTCGCTTTTGGTACCAAGCAGGTTTGTCATTCAACCTCATTAAATTGAAAAGCTTTGAGAACATGGTTGCAGCCATTGGTCAATATGGGCCACATTTGCCCATTCCTAGCTATCATGACATCAGAGTTCCACTCTTGAAGAAGGAAGTtgaatatattgaaaatttgatGAAAGGCCATAGGGAGCAATGTGTCAAGTATGATTGTACTATTATGTTCGATGCATGGACTGATCGGAAACAAAGatgcatcattaattttttgattaacTCTCAAGCTGGTACCATGTTTTTGAAGTCTGTTGATGGCTCTGATTTTGTAAAGACAGGTGAAAAGCTTTTTGAGTTGCTTGATGCCATTGTGGAGGAAGTTGGAGAAGAGAATGTTGTTCAAGTTGTAACCGATAATGGGAGCAACTATGTTTTAGCGGGTAAGTTGTTGGAGGAGAAAAGGAAACATATTTATTGGACTCCTTGTGCAGCTCATTGTATTGATTTGATGCTTGAAGATATTGGGAAGCTTCCCTTGATAAGGAAGACAATTAGAAGGGCAACTAATCTAGTTGGGTTTATCTATGCCCATTCTAGTACCTTAAGTTTGTTGAGAAATTTTACAAACAAGAGGGAATTGGTGAGACATGCTATCACTAGATTTGCCACTTCTTATCTAACCTTGGAAAGGCTTCACAAAGAGAAAGCCAATATTAGAAAAATGTTTACTTCTGATgaatggaccttgaacaagctatCTAAGGAGCCTAAGGGAAAAGAAGCTGCAAAGGTAGTGCTCATGCCTTCTTTTTGGAATAGTGTGGTTTACACTCTTAAAGTCATGGCTCCACTTGTGAAAGTGCTTCGTCTTGTGGATGGTGAAAGGAAACCAGCCATGGGCTATATTTATGAAGCAATGGACAAggcaaaagaaacaattatcaAGTCTTTCAACAACAATGAAAGCAAGTACAAAGATGTGTTTGAAATCATTGATAAAAGATGGAATTGTCAGCTTCATAGGCCATTGCATGCAGCTGCCCACTTCTTAAATCCAGAGTTCTTTTATGACAACACTGACTTAGAGTTTGATTTTGAGGTCACCAATGGTTTGTTTGAGTGCATTAAGAAGTTGATTCCACAATTTGATGTGCAACAGAAAATTCTAACCGAGTTGCATCTTTACAAGATTGGTGCTGACCACTTTGGTTCCGACTTTGCAATGgctcaaaggaaaacccattctcCTA CATATTGGTGGCGAATGTTTGGGTCACAAACTCCAAATTTGCAGAAGCTGGCTATTAAGATTTTGAGTTTGACTTGCAGTGCTTCAGGATGTGAAAGAAATTGGAGTGTGTTTGAGCAA attcattccaaaaaaagaaataggctTGAGCACAAGAGGTTGCATGATTTGGTGTTTGTCAAATACAACCAACAATTGAAGTAA